Below is a window of Halomonas sp. Bachu 37 DNA.
GCGTGGCGCAGCGATCCTCGCCACTGGCTGCTGGCGTTGGCGGGAGTGCGTGAACCCGACTTGATGCAGCGCCAGGGAGTTATCCCAATGGCGGTGGCGGAAACTCGCCGTGCCGATGCCGGGCAATACCTGCAAGATACGCTGGGGCTGCATGCCGATGAAGGTGTCGAGGCGCTACGGCGTTACTGGTTGCCGGCCCAGGCCCATCACCTCAATCAACTGGCTGCCGATGCGGCACACGGCGCCTTGCCGTTGGCGCGCACCCCCCTTGGCGAGCCGAGCCCCGATGACCTGCGCCAGCGTAACGGCTTGAAAGGCGTCAGCCGTCACTCCGCGACCATTCATATGGCGGAAAAATTCGCGTTCTACCTGCAGATGGCGATAGACAGCGACATGTTCGATGGCGTGGCGATGCAGGAGCTGGTGGCTGCGCTGCGCGACTGCCTGTGCCGATTCTACCCCGATGCGCGGCGTCTGCTGGAAGCCTGGGCGGCCTGGGAGTCGCGCTTGCCCGATGTGGAGCAGCCGCCGCTGGGACAAGAAATTCAGTGGCATCTCGAGGACCCGGGCAGCATTTTCCATTGGCTGGACTGGCGCTCCGGTGACTGGCAGGAGCCGGGAGCACGCCCCAGCTTGTCGCACTTTACCTCGATGTCGTTGGTCGGTCCCTTGAATAGCGCCGTGTGGAGCGAGCCGCAGCCGGAAAGCGAGCGGGAGTGCGTGGCCATCCGGGAGTGGGTGGATGGGCACTACGGCTTGCATTGCGCCCGGGATCTCGAGGATTTTCTTGCCTTCATGTTCGAGGCTGGGGACCGTCAGGAATACCTGATCAACTATGCCCCCTACACCTTGAACCGTTCACGGCTGGAGTCCGAAATCGCCATCCTGGAGACGGGCGATTGCAGCGAAGAGGATCGCCATCACCTGTTGCGCTTGCGCCGCGTCCGGGACAACGAAGACGGCTGCAACGACGTCGATATGGCGGCCTGGGATATCGCCCAGTTGATGGACCTGGCCATTGCGGGGCGACAGCTGGGGTGGCTGGGAGCGGATGAATTCGCCCGCTACCTGGAGAGAACGTATACATTGGCCGCCCGGCATTATGCGGGGTGGCAGGATTACGCCTTGGGTATGTATGCAGGGTTCTCGTTCTTCATGGGAGAAACTCCCGAGCGGGAAGCTTTCCTGGCCGGCTTTCGTCAGGCCTTGATCGCCTGGTTGACTGGTGCGCCAGCATTGGCGGGGGCCTGGGCGAGCCTGGATTTTCCCGGGGCCAAGCCGCGCCATTTCGCGCCGCTGCACATCGATACCTTGCCAGGCGATCAGCGCACCTTGCATTGAAGCAACACCAAGCGGGACGCCCGGCAGGATTACGTCTCGCCAAGTTGCGCAATTGTGGATATAGTCATGCTTTTTGATTATGTTGAAGAGGTCAGTCGCATGTTGGCTCTGCCGCGTAATGACGTGCCTGCCGGCCGTATCGCAAGTTGCTGTATCATCATGTTGCTGTTGGCCGGTTGCGCGGGGAGTCCGACCACCGCTCGCCAGACCGAGCCGGATGCGGAGGATTACTTCGCCATGACCCTGCCGGGACTGGAAGGGCAGTGGAGCCCGAGCATGTCCCCGGTGGACAATCCGATTGCCCAGCTGCGCAGCCTGCAGGAGCCTCCACCAACGATAGTGCGTCGGGCACTGCTGGCGCAGCACCAGCGTTGGGCCGGAACGCCGTATCGGCTCGGTGGCAACAACGAACGGGGTATCGACTGTTCGGCGCTGGTGCAGAGTATTTACCTTGATACCTTCAACATGCAGCTCCCCCGCTCTACCCGAGGGCAAGTCCATGAGGGACGCCCGATCGACCGCCAGGCGCTAGAGGCGGGCGATCTGGTTTTCTTCCGCCCACCGGGGCGTTACGACCACGTCGGTATCTACATGGGGGATGGCTATTTCCTGCATGCCTCGTCCTCCCAGGGTGTCACCATCTCCCGACTGGACAACAGCTATTGGCAGCGCTACTACTGGCAAGCGCGGCGCACACTCGAGCCCACGCACCTGGCGCAACTCAATCGTACCGGTTCGATCGCCAGCCTGTAACACGACGCTACTCGTGCCACCGGCTCGGCTTTCGCTACGCCGAGCCGCCTTGCTTGCGCCAGTCGACCACGTCATTCGAGGCGAGCCCTCATGATCGCAGTTCATAGCCGCGCCTGGTGGCGCGCCACCCTGGCCCTGTGCCTGGGCTCCTTTCTGGTCTTCATCAATCTGTACGCTCCCCAGCCCTTGCTGCCTGCACTGCGCGACGCCCATGGGGTGTCGACCCTCGGGGTCAGTATGGTGATGTCGGTCGCCACCTTGTCCCTGGCGTTTTCCCTGCTGATTTTCGGACCGTTATCGGATGCCATCGGGCGCGAAAGCATCATGCGCATCACGCTTCTGCTGACGGGGCTCTGTTCCCTGGCATTGGCCTTCGCTCCCAATTTCGAAAGCCTACTGGTGCTGCGCTTTGTGCAGGGGTTCGTTCTGGGGGGATTGCCCGCCGTCGCCATCGCCTGGATGGGCGATGAGTTCGAACGACCGGCCCTGCTCAGCGCGGTGGGCCTGTATATCGGCGCCAATTCCCTGGGGGGTATCAGTGGGCGGCTTCTGGGAGGATGGGCGGGCGACCTGGGTGGGCCGATGGCGGGATTTCTGGCGGTCGGGGCGACGACGCTGGTGGGCCTGGTGATTTTCTGGCGCCTCTTGCCGACCAGTACCGCTTTCGCGCCGCGGCGTTTTTCCTGGCACGCCGCCGTCCAGGATCTTTCCGGTCATTTGCGCAACCCGGTATTACTGGCGGCATATCTGCTGGGTGGCATCAATTTTCTGGTCTTCATCAATCAGTACAGCTATATCACGTTCCGCCTGGCCGATGCCCCTTATCGTCTGGCGGCAACAGGCTTGGGCCTGATATTTCTCACTTACCTCGGGGGAACGCTGGGATCGACGATCTCGGGACGCCTGGCGCAGCGCTGGTCGCAATCATGGTGCATGGTGCTGGGGGTGGTCATCATGATGACGGGCACCGGGGTCACGCTAAGTTCGGCCCTGGTGGGTATTATCGCCGGCCTGACCATCAATGCGTTCGGCTTCTTTCTGGTCCACTCCATGGCTTCGGGCTGGGTCAGTCGCCAGGCGCAGGGCGCCCGGGGCAGTGCCTCGGCGTTGTATCTGGTGTTCTATTATGTCGGCGCCAGCCTGGGAGGCTTCTGGCTGGAACCGTTCTGGAATAATGCGGCCTGGCCAGGGGTGGCGGTAGGGTCATGGCTGCTTCTGGCATTGACTCTGGCGATCGCCGGTTGGCTCTATCGCAAGGAGCACGCGGTACGCATCTCCAGTTGAGGCGCCAACCCGGTGTCGGCATTCAAGCAGGTATAGAGTCATCGGTAGGTAGGCGAGGCGATAATCGGCCGGCGGCCATGCGGTAGCCAGTGAGACAGAGCCGGTCCAGCAGCGCCGTGTCATGACTGATCACCAGAATACCGATCTGGCGCTGGGTACATATGTACCTGAGCGCTTGCCACAGCTCGACCTGGGATAATGGGTCGAGCATGGCGGAAATCTCGTCGGCCACTAGATAACGCACACCGGGGGCAAGCGCGCGGACTACCGTGATGCGCTGCAACTCGCCGCCCGAGAGCTGGTGTGGCCTACGCTCGAGCCACGCGTCGTCTATACCGAAAATCCGGCGCGTGGCCGGGTCGGGATGCCAGGCTTCGTTGAGCAGATGCTTGATTTTCCAGCGTGGGTTGACGGCGAGTTCCGGCGCTTGGGGTAGCCACTGCACAGGGGACAAGCCGCGCCGAGGCAGTGGCTTGCCGGCAACGGTCACGCTTCCGCTGCGTGGCGGAAAATGCCCGGCCAGCAACTTGCCCAGGGTGGTCTTGCCCGCTCCGGACTCTCCACTCAGCCCAACCCACTCTCCCGGCTTCAGCGTCAACGAAACCCCAGCTACTACCGATGGACCGGAAGAATAGCGGTGCTGCAGGCGCTCGGCTTCAAGCAAGGACTGGCTCCTCGTGGGGCAGACGGATATTGTGCTGGCGGCCGGTGAGGGGCGCTGCGGTAAAGGCATTATCGGGCAGGGCCAGCCACAGGGCTCGGGCATAGTTGCTGTGCAGTTGTTGTCCATCGCCGCTGAAGGCCGCAGCGGTGGTGGTTTCGAGTTTCCTGCCCTGGCGAAAGACGCTGACCCTATCGGCAATGGCAAGTGCATGGCGCAGGTCGTGACTTATGACCATCACGCCCTTGCCGCTATCGGCGAGCGCGCGAAGATAATCGAGTACCTTGCGTCGCTGCTCGTTGTCCAGACCGACGCTGGGTTCATCGGCGATCAATAGATCGG
It encodes the following:
- a CDS encoding YbeU/YbeR family protein, whose product is MVDPLNAWWAQQLVLCDWDFTPDPLQVEPAAARLRLTQLGIDSRGELGRHLLYSLSTADEAQALLSMLELTALAGAAGWLSESRGRAWAEHVARRVTSRYADINAWLSALKHARNNRGWLNGDDDFDLACQALAALEQEEVGITWPLLNTWLEQQEAGHRSGSRSEQTGLWPDAPDQRCWRLSAVFQPIVEYPARPEDWPDATGWLHQAWEIQGRDELIRVLLWLASQGERQRWDIEARTLLGLTPEQQIEWLEETREEPYAPELLAFVRVGEPLEWAAWDWLRLVELAWAGACCGWLSQSEADHFAAHAADLITRRYHDWYAVLQAYQRGRRLFDGQAVPSVDSEERMLLQASHSPWQQVPDFLLDEAVSDASRRAMRAWRSDPRHWLLALAGVREPDLMQRQGVIPMAVAETRRADAGQYLQDTLGLHADEGVEALRRYWLPAQAHHLNQLAADAAHGALPLARTPLGEPSPDDLRQRNGLKGVSRHSATIHMAEKFAFYLQMAIDSDMFDGVAMQELVAALRDCLCRFYPDARRLLEAWAAWESRLPDVEQPPLGQEIQWHLEDPGSIFHWLDWRSGDWQEPGARPSLSHFTSMSLVGPLNSAVWSEPQPESERECVAIREWVDGHYGLHCARDLEDFLAFMFEAGDRQEYLINYAPYTLNRSRLESEIAILETGDCSEEDRHHLLRLRRVRDNEDGCNDVDMAAWDIAQLMDLAIAGRQLGWLGADEFARYLERTYTLAARHYAGWQDYALGMYAGFSFFMGETPEREAFLAGFRQALIAWLTGAPALAGAWASLDFPGAKPRHFAPLHIDTLPGDQRTLH
- a CDS encoding C40 family peptidase, with amino-acid sequence MLALPRNDVPAGRIASCCIIMLLLAGCAGSPTTARQTEPDAEDYFAMTLPGLEGQWSPSMSPVDNPIAQLRSLQEPPPTIVRRALLAQHQRWAGTPYRLGGNNERGIDCSALVQSIYLDTFNMQLPRSTRGQVHEGRPIDRQALEAGDLVFFRPPGRYDHVGIYMGDGYFLHASSSQGVTISRLDNSYWQRYYWQARRTLEPTHLAQLNRTGSIASL
- a CDS encoding MFS transporter; translated protein: MIAVHSRAWWRATLALCLGSFLVFINLYAPQPLLPALRDAHGVSTLGVSMVMSVATLSLAFSLLIFGPLSDAIGRESIMRITLLLTGLCSLALAFAPNFESLLVLRFVQGFVLGGLPAVAIAWMGDEFERPALLSAVGLYIGANSLGGISGRLLGGWAGDLGGPMAGFLAVGATTLVGLVIFWRLLPTSTAFAPRRFSWHAAVQDLSGHLRNPVLLAAYLLGGINFLVFINQYSYITFRLADAPYRLAATGLGLIFLTYLGGTLGSTISGRLAQRWSQSWCMVLGVVIMMTGTGVTLSSALVGIIAGLTINAFGFFLVHSMASGWVSRQAQGARGSASALYLVFYYVGASLGGFWLEPFWNNAAWPGVAVGSWLLLALTLAIAGWLYRKEHAVRISS
- a CDS encoding ABC transporter ATP-binding protein produces the protein MLEAERLQHRYSSGPSVVAGVSLTLKPGEWVGLSGESGAGKTTLGKLLAGHFPPRSGSVTVAGKPLPRRGLSPVQWLPQAPELAVNPRWKIKHLLNEAWHPDPATRRIFGIDDAWLERRPHQLSGGELQRITVVRALAPGVRYLVADEISAMLDPLSQVELWQALRYICTQRQIGILVISHDTALLDRLCLTGYRMAAGRLSPRLPTDDSIPA